In Centroberyx gerrardi isolate f3 chromosome 11, fCenGer3.hap1.cur.20231027, whole genome shotgun sequence, the following are encoded in one genomic region:
- the LOC144541810 gene encoding uncharacterized protein LOC144541810 yields the protein MSSYAIMNENWMILSWVMLQSECDRSLHPMYEGLAQRYSAAGVEKAGYQWVDRDCCAAFKVLDAGAQEHLFWDCWKTTEAIVAEATSGSLANSSASRTKFNKDITVKLDLFHCMRRFTRECVSEHHPLYSSFCQFLSAAFIVVDQSDLQKLKEAYDFCGICPVNPTKQHIREHCRTKIPQPRELLQRVEDILHHFHLAKDSNDVLLFMASMLKMWRIQRIHILRGCLSDPEVGEGILYRYGGTLQLNYTKGEGAAVPIWIPVRGTSQQEGFHFHQAQ from the exons ATGTCATCGTATGCCATCATGAATGAGAACTGGATGATCCTGTCCTGGGTGATGCTGCAGTCGGAGTGTGATCGGTCTCTTCATCCCATGTATGAGGGTCTGGCTCAACGGTACTCCGCTGCTGGAGTGGAGAAGGCAGGCTACCAGTGGGTGGACAG GGACTGCTGTGCTGCCTTCAAGGTCCTGGACGCTGGGGCTCAGGAGCACCTCTTCTGGGACTGCTGGAAGACCACAGAGGCTATAGTGGCAGAGGCGACCTCTGGATCCCTGGCTAACAGCAGTGCCTCAAGGACCAAGTTTAACAAAGACATAACTGTTAAGTTAGACTTGTTCCACTGCATGCGGCGCTTTACCAGGGAGTGTGTCTCAGAACATCATCCTCTCTACAGCTCTTTCTGCCAGTTCCTCTCTGCAGCATTCATTGTTGTGGACCAGAGTGACCTCCAGAAGCTCAAAGAGGCATACGACTTCTGTGGAATCTGTCCGGTAAATCCCACCAAGCAGCACATAAGAGAGCACTGTAGGACAAAGATACCACAGCCCAGAGAACTGCTGCAGAGAGTTGAAGACATCCTACATCACTTCCACCTGGCAAAGGACTCCAATGATGTGCTCCTCTTCATGGCCTCCATGTTGAAGATGTGGAGGATTCAGCGTATCCACATCCTGCGAGGCTGCCTGAGTGACCCTGAGGTGGGGGAGGGAATCCTCTACAGGTACGGTGGCACCTTGCAGCTCAACTACACCAAGGGCGAGGGGGCCGCTGTACCTATCTGGATCCCTGTGAGAGGCACCTCTCAGCAGGAGGGCTTCCACTTTCACCAAGCCCAGTGA